The Verrucomicrobium spinosum DSM 4136 = JCM 18804 genome includes a region encoding these proteins:
- a CDS encoding wax synthase family protein: MIAEIAIAEPMPRWAVMWLLAGGVFLAGKLAMRAALGRVLPAPMRWEEVAWMALWPGMDAEAFFRRGAAPGRTVAGGAGLLSVLLGAGLIWGVARHLHAPLAAGWVAMVGLVLVLHFGVFRLLAGCWQRQGRRVRPIMDRPVLALSLAEFWGQRWNRAFRDLAHRWIFRPVLRRRGRHVATLAVFLASGLVHELVITVPAGAGYGLPLTYFLIQALGMTLERQLFPGSAAVAGPRHLLPRWIFTHAFTLGPLFLLFPPPFVERVILPFLHFIHALP; encoded by the coding sequence ATGATCGCCGAGATCGCCATCGCTGAACCCATGCCCCGCTGGGCCGTGATGTGGCTGCTGGCAGGCGGGGTGTTCCTGGCCGGGAAGCTGGCCATGCGGGCCGCCCTGGGCCGGGTACTGCCAGCGCCTATGAGATGGGAGGAGGTGGCCTGGATGGCACTGTGGCCGGGCATGGATGCGGAGGCCTTCTTCCGGCGTGGGGCGGCTCCGGGCCGCACGGTGGCGGGCGGGGCGGGGCTGCTGTCTGTTCTGCTGGGGGCTGGTTTGATCTGGGGTGTGGCCCGGCATCTGCACGCGCCGCTCGCGGCGGGCTGGGTGGCCATGGTGGGGCTGGTGCTGGTGCTGCACTTTGGCGTCTTCCGTCTGCTGGCAGGGTGCTGGCAGCGGCAGGGGCGGCGGGTGCGGCCCATCATGGACCGTCCGGTATTGGCGCTGTCGCTGGCAGAGTTCTGGGGGCAGCGGTGGAACCGGGCCTTCCGGGACCTGGCCCATCGCTGGATCTTTCGCCCGGTGCTGCGCCGTCGGGGGCGGCACGTGGCCACGCTGGCGGTGTTCCTGGCCTCCGGGCTGGTGCATGAGCTCGTCATCACCGTGCCCGCCGGGGCGGGTTACGGTCTGCCGCTCACTTATTTCCTCATCCAGGCGCTCGGCATGACTCTGGAGCGCCAGTTGTTTCCGGGAAGCGCTGCGGTTGCCGGGCCCAGGCATCTCCTGCCTCGCTGGATCTTCACCCACGCCTTCACGCTGGGACCGCTCTTCCTCCTCTTTCCTCCGCCGTTCGTGGAGCGGGTCATCCTCCCGTTCCTCCACTTCATCCATGCCCTGCCATGA
- a CDS encoding GbsR/MarR family transcriptional regulator, whose amino-acid sequence MKDLPPTAQKFILHWGEMGVRWGINRTMAQIHALLFLSEKPRHAEEICEILDLARSNVSVALRELQGWGIVKMVHLPGDRRDHFESMKDVFEMFRVIVNERRRREVDPTVRLLDDCLQESGGKAKAGEAHVRERLQEMRDFFEVATTFSSQLDRLPTGSLVKIARMGEKTLKLLGLGG is encoded by the coding sequence GTGAAAGACCTCCCGCCCACCGCCCAAAAGTTCATCCTCCACTGGGGGGAGATGGGTGTGCGCTGGGGGATCAACCGCACAATGGCGCAGATCCACGCGTTGCTCTTCCTCTCGGAGAAGCCGCGGCATGCGGAGGAAATCTGCGAGATCCTGGACCTGGCGCGCTCCAACGTCAGCGTGGCGCTGCGGGAGTTGCAGGGTTGGGGCATTGTGAAAATGGTGCACCTGCCGGGGGACCGGCGGGATCACTTCGAGAGCATGAAGGACGTCTTCGAGATGTTCCGCGTCATCGTCAACGAGCGTCGTCGCCGCGAGGTGGACCCGACCGTGAGGCTGCTGGACGACTGCCTGCAGGAGAGCGGGGGCAAGGCCAAGGCCGGTGAGGCCCATGTGCGGGAGCGCCTGCAGGAGATGCGGGATTTCTTTGAGGTGGCCACGACCTTCTCCTCCCAGCTCGACCGCCTGCCGACGGGGTCCCTGGTGAAGATCGCCCGCATGGGCGAGAAGACGCTCAAGCTCTTGGGCCTGGGCGGTTAG
- the rtcR gene encoding RNA repair transcriptional activator RtcR yields the protein MSAPRPTVVIGFIGVQLDRARGPERWSRWRPTVGLCQHEDLLVSRFELIFDPRHEPLAREVMADMMICSPETQVNLVPMPIRDPWDFQEVYEALYDWVRAYPFDAEAEDYLIHLTTGTHVAQICWYLLNEARYLPARILQSSPPRGTNRGDTPAGEYSIIDLDLSKYDRIATRFAQEQEQTLDFLKSGIATRNPAFNRLIGQIEQVAVNSSHPMLLTGPTGAGKSLLASRIYELRQQRSGLAGRFVEVNCATLRGDQAMSALFGHRKGSFTGAQTDRPGLLKEADKGLIFLDEIGELGADEQAMLLRAVEDKTFLPLGSDKPVRSDFQLIAGTNRDLRAEVVRGTFREDLLARINLWTFALPGLAERREDIGPNLDYELERLSRGQRKQVRFNKEARDRFLKFALSAEARWSANFRDLNAAVTRLATLAPRGRITEECVEAEISRLKDAWLRPGEEGKAAVPCKLLPSLLGDGACAEIDPFDLVQLEHVVRVCRDSVSLSDAGRKLFTVSRKSKAKSNDADRLKKYLARFGLSWARCAGDTRQKT from the coding sequence GTGTCCGCTCCCCGCCCAACTGTCGTCATTGGCTTCATCGGCGTCCAACTGGACCGCGCCCGGGGTCCGGAGCGCTGGTCGAGGTGGCGACCAACCGTCGGACTGTGCCAGCATGAGGATCTGCTGGTGAGCCGGTTCGAGCTGATCTTCGATCCCCGGCATGAGCCGCTGGCCCGGGAGGTGATGGCGGACATGATGATCTGTTCCCCGGAGACGCAGGTGAATCTGGTGCCCATGCCGATCCGGGATCCCTGGGACTTCCAGGAGGTGTATGAGGCGCTCTATGACTGGGTGCGGGCCTATCCCTTTGACGCCGAGGCGGAGGACTACCTCATCCACCTCACCACGGGTACGCACGTGGCGCAGATCTGCTGGTACCTGCTCAATGAGGCCCGGTACCTGCCGGCGCGCATTCTGCAGAGTTCGCCCCCGCGGGGGACGAACCGCGGGGACACCCCGGCGGGCGAGTACTCGATCATCGATCTGGACCTCTCCAAGTACGATCGCATTGCCACGCGCTTCGCCCAGGAGCAGGAGCAGACGCTGGATTTCCTGAAGAGCGGCATCGCCACGCGCAATCCGGCGTTCAACCGGCTCATCGGGCAGATTGAGCAGGTGGCGGTAAATTCCTCGCACCCCATGCTGCTCACGGGCCCGACCGGGGCGGGCAAGTCCCTCCTGGCCAGCCGCATCTACGAACTGCGGCAGCAGCGCTCCGGGCTGGCGGGGAGGTTTGTGGAAGTCAACTGCGCCACCCTGCGCGGGGACCAGGCCATGTCCGCGCTCTTTGGGCATCGCAAGGGCTCCTTCACGGGCGCCCAGACTGACCGTCCCGGCCTGCTCAAGGAGGCGGACAAGGGGCTCATTTTTCTGGATGAAATCGGGGAGCTGGGCGCAGATGAGCAGGCCATGCTGCTGCGTGCGGTGGAGGACAAGACCTTCCTCCCGCTGGGCTCGGACAAGCCGGTGCGCAGTGACTTCCAGCTCATTGCGGGCACGAACCGCGACCTCCGGGCGGAGGTGGTTCGAGGAACTTTCCGGGAAGACCTCCTCGCCCGCATCAACCTCTGGACCTTCGCCCTGCCGGGTCTGGCAGAGCGGCGGGAGGACATCGGGCCCAACCTCGACTACGAGCTGGAGCGTCTGTCCCGCGGGCAGCGCAAGCAGGTGCGGTTCAACAAAGAAGCGCGTGACCGGTTTCTCAAGTTCGCCCTGAGCGCCGAGGCCAGATGGAGTGCCAACTTCCGCGATCTTAACGCGGCGGTGACCCGCCTGGCCACCCTGGCACCGCGGGGCCGTATCACCGAGGAGTGTGTGGAGGCTGAGATCAGTCGCCTGAAGGACGCCTGGCTGCGCCCCGGGGAGGAGGGGAAAGCGGCCGTGCCTTGCAAACTCCTTCCTTCTTTGCTGGGTGACGGGGCCTGCGCGGAGATCGACCCCTTTGACCTCGTGCAGCTGGAGCATGTGGTGCGGGTGTGCCGGGACTCCGTTTCATTGTCGGATGCGGGGCGGAAGCTCTTCACGGTGTCGCGGAAGTCGAAGGCGAAGTCGAATGATGCTGATCGCTTGAAGAAGTATCTGGCGCGGTTTGGGCTCAGTTGGGCCCGCTGCGCGGGAGACACAAGACAGAAGACCTGA
- a CDS encoding vWA domain-containing protein, translating into MANKQLFPSQAGALLPRTTAVNEAGGAAYPLEDRAALAQLAATGCLNATYYASAETQLDTVLQLAAKTPTDFLARTALYCRKKGLMKDTPALLCAVLASRDVDRLELIFDRVIDNAKMLRNFVQILRSGVTGRKSLGTLPKRLVRRWLESRRDEDLFRADVGQSPSLADIIKMVHPRPATTARAALYGYLLEREHPADLLPAIVREFEAWKKDRQGPVPDVPFQMLTALPLTSDQWKSIARRAPWQMTRMNLNTFARHGVFEDKQIVSLVADRLRDETQVQRAHAFPYQLLMAYTSAGQEVPAEIRDALQDAMEHATANVPQVDGKVVICPDVSGSMRSAVTGYRKGATSAVTCLHVAALVSACLLRQNRNSVVMPFSDNVVPATLNPRDSVMTNAQKLLALPSGGTNCSAPMAELNRQKAQADLVIYVSDNESWMDTPAHGRFGGSPTRTMAEWSVFKQRNPQARLVCLDIQPYTTTQAKEQKDILNIGGFSDSVFEVIAAFARGELGPDHWVGEINQVPL; encoded by the coding sequence ATGGCCAACAAGCAACTCTTCCCATCCCAAGCCGGAGCCCTCCTCCCCCGTACCACGGCGGTGAACGAGGCCGGTGGCGCGGCCTACCCGCTCGAAGACCGGGCTGCCCTGGCCCAGCTCGCCGCCACGGGATGCCTCAACGCGACCTACTACGCCTCGGCCGAAACTCAGCTCGACACCGTGCTGCAGCTCGCGGCCAAGACGCCGACGGACTTCCTGGCCCGCACCGCGCTCTACTGCCGCAAGAAGGGTCTCATGAAGGATACACCCGCGCTGCTCTGCGCCGTGCTGGCCTCCCGCGATGTGGACCGCCTTGAACTCATCTTTGATCGCGTGATCGACAACGCCAAGATGCTCCGCAACTTCGTGCAGATCCTGCGCTCCGGGGTGACCGGTCGCAAGTCCCTCGGTACGCTGCCGAAGCGCCTCGTGCGCCGCTGGCTCGAGTCCCGCCGGGATGAAGACCTCTTCCGTGCCGACGTGGGCCAGTCGCCGTCCCTGGCAGACATCATCAAGATGGTGCACCCCCGCCCGGCCACCACCGCGCGTGCCGCGCTCTATGGTTATCTCCTCGAGCGTGAGCACCCGGCAGATCTCCTCCCGGCCATCGTACGTGAATTCGAAGCCTGGAAGAAAGACCGCCAGGGCCCCGTGCCGGATGTGCCTTTCCAGATGCTGACCGCCCTGCCGCTCACGTCGGACCAATGGAAGTCCATTGCCCGTCGGGCCCCGTGGCAGATGACCCGCATGAACTTGAACACCTTTGCCCGGCACGGTGTGTTTGAGGACAAGCAGATCGTCTCCCTCGTGGCTGACCGGTTGCGGGATGAAACCCAGGTGCAGCGTGCCCACGCCTTCCCGTACCAGTTGTTGATGGCCTACACCAGCGCTGGGCAGGAAGTGCCGGCGGAAATCCGTGACGCCCTCCAGGACGCCATGGAACACGCCACGGCCAATGTGCCCCAGGTGGACGGCAAGGTGGTCATCTGCCCGGACGTGTCCGGCTCCATGCGCTCTGCCGTGACGGGCTACCGCAAGGGTGCGACCTCAGCCGTGACGTGCCTGCACGTTGCCGCCCTGGTCTCTGCCTGCCTCCTGCGTCAGAACCGCAACTCTGTGGTAATGCCTTTCTCCGACAACGTGGTGCCAGCGACCCTGAATCCGCGTGACTCGGTGATGACGAATGCCCAGAAGCTCCTGGCCCTGCCCTCCGGCGGAACCAACTGCAGCGCGCCCATGGCGGAACTCAACCGCCAGAAGGCGCAGGCAGACCTGGTCATCTATGTTTCGGACAACGAATCCTGGATGGATACACCCGCTCACGGCCGGTTTGGCGGAAGCCCGACCCGCACCATGGCGGAATGGTCCGTCTTCAAGCAACGCAATCCGCAAGCACGGCTCGTGTGCCTGGACATCCAGCCCTACACCACTACGCAAGCGAAGGAACAAAAGGACATCCTCAACATCGGCGGGTTCTCGGACTCGGTCTTTGAGGTGATCGCCGCCTTCGCCCGGGGTGAACTGGGGCCGGACCACTGGGTCGGCGAGATCAACCAGGTGCCGCTCTAA